One ANME-2 cluster archaeon genomic window carries:
- a CDS encoding MarR family transcriptional regulator: MTALEKIFGRTAQMTVLENLIKHQNESTYLSGIAEETGLSHSSVGRVIDPLLKADVVIEKRLGKQIRTFKLNMDNKTTKLILDFHTKLNKEFE, translated from the coding sequence ATGACTGCGCTTGAAAAAATATTCGGACGGACTGCACAGATGACAGTCCTTGAAAATCTTATCAAACACCAGAATGAATCCACTTACCTTTCAGGAATCGCAGAAGAGACCGGACTGTCCCATTCAAGTGTGGGAAGAGTGATCGACCCATTGTTAAAAGCCGACGTTGTTATTGAAAAACGCCTTGGTAAACAAATCCGTACATTCAAATTGAACATGGATAATAAAACCACAAAACTGATACTGGATTTTCATACAAAACTCAATAAAGAATTTGAATAA